From the Anaeromyxobacter dehalogenans 2CP-1 genome, the window GTGGCGGGCGTCGCGTCGCGGATCGCCGACGGCGACCTCACCGCGCGGATCGCGCCGCACGGGCGCGACGAGATCGCGACGCTGGAGGACGCGATGCGCGGCATGACCGAGCGGCTGGCGGGGGTGCTGGGCGAGGTCCGCGGCGGCGCCGACGCGCTCGCGTCCGCCGCAGGCCAGGTGTCCGCCACCTCGCAGGCGCTCTCGCAGGGCACCGGCGAGCAGTCCGCCTCGGTGGAGGAGACCACGGCCAGCCTGGAGGAGATGAGCGCGTCCATCGACACCAACTCGCGCAACGGCCGGGAGGCGGAGCGCATCGCGGCCGCCGGCGCGGTGGACGCCGAGGCCTGCGGCCGCGCCGCCGCGGAGGCGGCCGAGGCGATGCGCGCCATCGTCGAGCGGATCGGGATCGTGGAGGAGATCGCCTACCAGACCAACCTGCTCGCCCTGAACGCCGCCATCGAGGCGGCGCGCGCCGGCGAGCAGGGGCGCGGCTTCGCGGTGGTGGCGGCCGAGGTCCGGAAGCTCGCCGTGCGCAGCCAGACGGCCTCGGCCGAGATCGGTGGCCTCGCCTCGCGCTCGATGGAGAGCGCCGCCCGCAGCGGCGAGCTGCTCAACGCGCTCGTCCCCACCATCCAGCGCACCGCCGCGCTGGTGCAGGCCGTCGCCGCGGCCGGCCAGGAACAGGCGGCGGGCGTCGCCCAGATCAACGGCGCGATGCGGCGCGTGGACGACGTCGCGCAGCGGAACGCTTCGGCCTCCGAGGAGCTCGCCTCGACCGCCGAGGAGCTGAGCACGCAGGCCGAGGCGCTGCAGGCGCTCGTCGCGGTGTTCCGGCTCGACGGCACGGGCGCGCGGCCGGCGGCGCGCGCCGAGCCGCCGCGGCAGCAGCCGGCGCGGCCGCTGCTCGCGGCGACGAGCCGCTAGCCGGAGGCGCCTGCGTCCGCCCGGAGCGGCCCCTCGCCTGCGGGCGCGCGCCGCGGCGCCGCGGCGGCGTCCCGCAGGTGCCCCTCCAGCACCGCCATCCCTCCCAGCCGCGCGAGGCCCGGCACGGCCAGCGTGACCCAGTCGGCGAGGCAGAGGCCGTCGACCGCGGCGCGGCGCAGCGTGCCCGCCGACTCGTAGGCGCCCCCGGGAAGCAGGAACCGGTTCAGCCGCCCCGCGAACGAGAACGGGCGCACGCGCAGGTCCGGCACCCAGCGCCGGATCCGCCTCAGCTCCGCCTCGCGCAGGGGCCGCTCGTCGGGCGTGCCGTCCGGCGGCACCGGCAGCAGGAGCCGCAACCGCCGCAGGCCTGGGACGCGATCGACCGGCTCGGAGAACAGGAAGCGCGCATCCCGCCGGGCCGCCCGGACGAGGCGCTCCAGCACGCCGTCCAGGTCGTGCAGCACGTGGTGCAGGACGCCGTCACCCCAGATCACGTCGAACGCCCCGTCGGGCAGGCCGGCGCGCTCCAGGGGCGCGCACACGAACTCGGGCGGCTCTGCCAGGCCGGCCTGCGCGGCCCGCCGCCGCGCCAGCTCGATGGACCGGGCGGAGAGGTCCACGGCCGTGACGCGCGCCCCGTGCGACGCGAGCAGGATGGCGTTGTCCCCGAGCCCGCACCCCACGTCGAGGATGCGCAGCCCGCGCACCTCGCCGAGCCGCCGGAACCGGTACTCCTTGTTGAACCAGAAGCGGGCGGGCCGGCGGTACCGCGCCACCACGGCCGGGTCGAGCCGCCACGCGGCGCGCTCGAGCGTCGCCGCCTGCGCGTCGAAGAACGCTGCCTCGGAGCGGTGGATCTCCTCGGGGTGACGGACCTGATCCGGCATGGCTCCTCCGACGCGCGAGGATCCAAGACTTGGACTCACAGTGTCGCCCGGCAACGCCGGCTCGGGGTTGCCGCGCGCGGGACCGGAGCGCCCGCCCAGGTCTTCCCCTCCAGCGCAGCGTCCACCGGGAACGTCATGGCGCTGCGCGCGCCACCGGCGAGGCAGGGCCC encodes:
- a CDS encoding methyl-accepting chemotaxis protein, with the protein product MVRNWKISTRLTAAFAGLIATAVAVGAMGVSRMEVQSRALERLVSQRYELVERAGVCVQTTESSTRASWQQFLFAGIYTPAQMDGLRAILAKNKRECSAAIAWLEGALTTPEERDLYRRVGELRGPYQATRDEVAKAFADGRREEAAALFQRELMPRLEAYRQGWMDLVALEKRYMIETVEQEAERTRVARLGIAGITAFALLLAAGVAFVIARSIVQPLAGVAGVASRIADGDLTARIAPHGRDEIATLEDAMRGMTERLAGVLGEVRGGADALASAAGQVSATSQALSQGTGEQSASVEETTASLEEMSASIDTNSRNGREAERIAAAGAVDAEACGRAAAEAAEAMRAIVERIGIVEEIAYQTNLLALNAAIEAARAGEQGRGFAVVAAEVRKLAVRSQTASAEIGGLASRSMESAARSGELLNALVPTIQRTAALVQAVAAAGQEQAAGVAQINGAMRRVDDVAQRNASASEELASTAEELSTQAEALQALVAVFRLDGTGARPAARAEPPRQQPARPLLAATSR
- a CDS encoding class I SAM-dependent methyltransferase — translated: MPDQVRHPEEIHRSEAAFFDAQAATLERAAWRLDPAVVARYRRPARFWFNKEYRFRRLGEVRGLRILDVGCGLGDNAILLASHGARVTAVDLSARSIELARRRAAQAGLAEPPEFVCAPLERAGLPDGAFDVIWGDGVLHHVLHDLDGVLERLVRAARRDARFLFSEPVDRVPGLRRLRLLLPVPPDGTPDERPLREAELRRIRRWVPDLRVRPFSFAGRLNRFLLPGGAYESAGTLRRAAVDGLCLADWVTLAVPGLARLGGMAVLEGHLRDAAAAPRRAPAGEGPLRADAGASG